The following proteins come from a genomic window of Caloenas nicobarica isolate bCalNic1 chromosome 6, bCalNic1.hap1, whole genome shotgun sequence:
- the FASTKD1 gene encoding FAST kinase domain-containing protein 1, mitochondrial — protein sequence MLCLRQVCLFTLRHYQARTLSSDLLLRQINSCTHEDEVFSLVGRNKARLSEKHVGIALNMLWQLQKNRPLLLRTSDYIRNHSQFLTLCILAENKVEHMEDEAIVDTLYSILRLNVEDHDSLAEVLVTEAWKRLERLSLPALSKFALCLYKQRRHCSPVTGKVAHIVNMKLDSIQDIRILSVLMISISDVISQSFRDRLLQKAEQLMEDKHEVHFNYAKRILQFLQNIKLRYHPLLEKCNEIFLRSASHLDIHSISLIFGLYEQLGFDNAEFRLVAKQLLSETIDDCYDPETFAKLFSTLGPMAGSKVRERLLVTAACMAEEFSGRQVLVILKTMQKMKCRNSPLLKKMACVLHKHLDSYHVLQLVKLTQYLVVLHFHNLELFAKLKMLLFGFLKSSVIPADTAAIIRVLAMLPSFQVEEIIINKVAAVLPQCRLQHLNSIATALVKWNHYDQLHWQNNSELCAKLLRKLNDCGFQRLQKANNLNLLLEELTHVNGEWFEEVLSEETVAVCQHLIDQITWANVLQLSFFLIKTNHRCTSLLDRIASVAVENIHKIHPFEICFILHLFSALNYDPPANQEFFESCIQHLTSNLSCFETHHLVLLGHVLAVAGYFPPVLIKKIFNISFLSKLDSQLKVLSDTLKQRVHSHLMKLNRAVCLECPEFYIPWFHERYCQRVFRNSSSRVNPLRQHVHRVLTEILGGSNYARISVLTPYYYEIDFECILDENKKPLSYMAQNIPLADVEGVYLRHDIKDDGRKALPPGAQRIALEFLDSKAFSKDSRHLKGEPAVKKRHLEMLGYRVIQIPHFEWNSMVLSTKGEQVEYLKKHLYGTQ from the exons ATGCTTTGTTTGAGGCAAGTTTGCTTGTTTACACTGAGACATTACCAAGCTCGGACTCTGAGTAGTGATCTGCTTTTGAGACAAATAAACAGCTGTACCCATGAAGATGAAGTGTTCAGCCTTGTTGGAAGGAACAAGGCCAggctttctgaaaaacatgtGGGAATTGCACTGAACATGCTGTGGCAATTGCAAAAGAACAGACCGCTTCTCTTGAGGACTAGTGACTATATTAGAAATCACTCCCAGTTTCTTACCCTTTGCATTTTAGCAGAAAACAAGGTGGAACACATGGAAGATGAGGCCATAGTGGACACCCTATATAGTATTCTGAG GCTCAATGTTGAAGACCACGATTCTCTTGCAGAAGTGCTTGTTACAGAAGCATGGAAAAGGTTAGAAAG GCTTAGTTTGCCAGCTTTGTCTAAATTTGCACTGTGTTTATACAAGCAACGCAGACATTGCAGTCCTGTAACTGGCAAAGTAGCTCATATTGTCAACATGAAACTAGATTCCATACAGGATATAAG gATCTTGTCAGTTTTGATGATCAGCATATCTGATGTTATCTCGCAGAGTTTTAGAGATCGATTGCTACAGAAAGCTGAACAGCTCATGGAAGACAAACATGAAGTCCACTTCAACTATGCCAAAAGAATACTACAGTTTCTTCAAAATATCAAACTGAGATATCACCCATTGCTAGAAAAATGCAATGAGATTTTCCTTAGAAGTGCCTCCCATCTTGATATACACAGTATTAGTCTTATTTTTGGACTGTATGAGCAGCTGGGTTTTGACAATGCTGAATTTCGCTTGGTTGCCAAACAGCTACTGTCTGAAACTATAGATGATTGTTATGATCCTGAAAcctttgcaaaattattttctactctTGGGCCTATGGCAGGCTCCAAGGTAAGAGAAAG gttGCTAGTAACTGCAGCGTGCATGGCAGAAGAATTTAGCGGTCGTCAAGTATTGGTAATACTGAAGacaatgcagaaaatgaaatgcagaaattctCCTCTActcaaaaa GATGGCTTGTGTTCTGCACAAACACTTGGATAGCTATCATGTGTTACAGTTGGTAAAGTTAACACAGTACTTGGTGGTGTTGCATTTTCACAATCTGGAGCTGTTTGCTAAACTAAAAATGTTACTATTTGG TTTTTTGAAATCTAGTGTCATACCTGCTGATACTGCTGCAATAATTCGTGTTCTGGCCATGCTTCCTTCCTTTCAAGTGGAGGAAATCATTATAAACAAAGTAGCAGCAGTTCTGCCACAATGCAGGCTCCAGCATTTGAATTCCATTGCTACAGCTCTTGTCAAATGGAATCATTATGACCAGCTACACTGGCAAAACAACTCTGAGCTATGTGCAAAGCTCCTGCGAAAACTAAATGACTGTGGATTTCAGAGGCTTCAGAAAGCCAACAACTTAAATCTTCTGTTGGAAGAACTTACACATGTGAATGGAGAGTGGTTTGAAGAAGTCCTCAGTGAAGAAACTGTGGCCGTGTGTCAACACTTGATAGACCAAATAACGTGGGCAAATGTATTACAGttatcttttttcctcataaaaacaaaccaccGTTGTACATCATTGCTTGACAGAATAGCTTCTGTGGCTGTTGAAAATATACACAAG ATCCACCCCtttgaaatttgttttattctccACCTTTTCTCTGCTCTGAATTATGACCCTCCTGCCAATCAAGAGTTCTTTGAGAGCTGTATCCAACATCTTACTTCGAACTTGA gtTGTTTTGAAACTCACCACTTGGTGCTGCTGGGTCATGTTTTGGCAGTGGCTGGGTATTTTCCGCCAGTTCTGATAAAGAAgatatttaacatttctttcctAAGCAAATTGGATTCTCAACTTAAAG TCCTGTCTGACACCCTAAAGCAAAGGGTCCACTCGCACCTCATGAAGTTGAACAGAGCAGTCTGTCTGGAATGCCCAGAGTTTTACATCCCTTGGTTTCATGAGCGCTACTGCCAACGTGTCTTTCGTAACA gCAGTAGCCGAGTAAATCCACTGCGACAGCATGTTCACAGAGTGCTGACAGAGATCTTAGGAGGGAGCAATTATGCAAGAATATCTGTTCTCACACCATACTACTATGAAATAG ATTTTGAGTGCATTctggatgaaaacaaaaagcctctTTCTTATATGGCTCAAAATATACCTTTGGCTGATGTGGAGGGAGTATACTTGAGACATGACATCAAGGATGATGGGAGAAAGGCTCTGCCACCAGGAGCTCAGAG aATTGCTTTGGAATTTCTTGATTCAAAAGCTTTTAGCAAAGATTCGCGTCACCTCAAAGGAGAACCTGCAGTGAAAAAACGACACCTGGAAATGCTGGGGTACCGGGTAATTCAG ATTCCTCACTTCGAATGGAATTCTATGGTTCTGTCAACAAAAGGTGAACAGGTGGAATATCTGAAAAAGCATCTATACGGAACACAGTGA
- the KLHL41 gene encoding kelch-like protein 41 has protein sequence MDSQRELTEELRLYQSTLLQDGLKELLEEKKFVDCSLKAGDRSLPCHRLILSACSPYFREYFLSEQNEEKKKEVILENVDPNILDMIVKYLYSASIDLNDSNVQDIFALASRFQIPSVFTVCVSYLQKRLAVGNCLAILRLGVLLDCPRLAFSARDFVSDHFVQICKEEDFLQLAPHELISVISPDSLNVEKEELVFEAVMRWVRTDKENRVKSLGEIFDCIRFRLMPEKYFKEHVEKDDIIKSNSDLQKKVKIIKDAFAGKLPDSSKSTDKSTKGEVNGDVGDEDLLPGYLNDLPRHGMFVKDLILLVNDTAAVAYDPLENECYLAALAEQIPRNHSSIVTKQNQVYIVGGLYVEEENKDQPFQSYFFQLDSIAGEWVALPPLPSARCLFGLGESDNKIYVIAGKDLRTEDSLDSVLCYDPVAMKWGEIKKLPIKVYGHATISNNGLIYCLGGKTDDKKCTNRLFVYNPKKGDWRDLAPMKVARSMFGTAIHKGKIVIAGGVTEEGLTASVEAFDLTTNKWEIMPEFPQERSSISLVTLSGALYAIGGFAMIQLESKEFAPSEVTDIWKYDDEKKEWIGILKEIRYATGASCLATRLNLFKLSKL, from the exons ATGGATTCCCAAAGGGAACTCACTGAAGAGCTCAGACTTTACCAATCCACCCTTCTTCAGGATGGCCTCAAGGAGCTCCTCGAAGAGAAAAAGTTTGTAGATTGCTCTCTAAAAGCTGGTGACAGAAGCCTGCCTTGCCACAGGTTGATTCTGTCGGCATGTAGCCCTTATTTTCGTGAGTATTTCTTATCTGaacaaaatgaagagaaaaagaaggaggtGATTCTAGAGAATGTCGACCCCAACATCCTGGATATGATTGTCAAATACCTTTATTCAGCAAGTATTGATCTTAATGATTCTAATGTGCAAGATATTTTTGCTTTGGCCAGTCGCTTTCAGATCCCTTCTGTATTCACTGTGTGTGTCTCCTATCTTCAGAAGAGGCTTGCTGTTGGTAACTGTCTGGCCATCCTTCGATTAGGTGTTCTGCTTGATTGCCCAAGACTTGCATTTTCTGCCCGTGATTTTGTCTCAGATCATTTTGTGCAGATCTGCAAAGAAGAGGACTTCTTACAGCTTGCCCCGCATGAACTTATCTCAGTTATTTCACCTGACAGCTTAAACGTAGAGAAGGAAGAACTGGTATTTGAAGCAGTAATGAGATGGGTCCGAACAGACAAGGAGAACAGAGTAAAGAGCCTGGGGGAAATTTTTGACTGCATACGTTTTCGTCTTatgccagaaaaatatttcaaagaacatGTTGAGAAGGATGATATAATTAAAAGCAACTCAGACCTTCAGAAAAAAGTAAAGATTATTAAGGATGCTTTTGCTGGAAAACTGCCTGACTCTAGCAAAAGTACAGACAAGTCAACCAAAGGGGAGGTGAATGGTGATGTAGGAGATGAAGATTTACTGCCCGGCTACCTGAATGACCTTCCCAGGCACGGCATGTTTGTCAAAGACCTAATTCTTCTGGTTAACGACACCGCTGCAGTGGCTTATGATCCTCTTGAAAATGAATGCTACCTAGCAGCCCTGGCAGAACAGATTCCCAGAAATCATTCCAGTATAGTCACCAAACAAAATCAGGTCTATATTGTTGGAGGACTGTATGTGGAAGAGGAGAACAAGGATCAGCCTTTCCAGTCATACTTCTTCCAG CTGGACAGCATCGCTGGTGAGTGGGTTGCCCTTCCTCCGCTGCCATCAGCCAGGTGTCTCTTCGGGCTGGGGGAGTCAGACAACAAGATCTATGTAATCGCAGGCAAGGACCTTCGCACTGAGGATTCTCTAGATTCAGTATTGTGCTATGATCCTGT AGCAATGAAGTGGGGTGAGATAAAAAAACTGCCTATCAAAGTATACGGCCATGCTACTATCTCGAACAATGGATTGATATATTGTCTTGGTGGAAAAACGGATGACAA gaAGTGCACTAATAGACTATTTGTATACAATCCCAAGAAAGGAGACTGGAGAGACCTGGCTCCAATGAAAGTGGCTCGCTCGATGTTTGGAACAGCTATCCATAAGGGCAAGATTGTCATTGCAGGTGGGGTCACTGAAGAAGGCCTTACTGCATCTGTTGAAGCTTTTGATCTGACCACCAATAA gtGGGAGATTATGCCTGAATTTCCCCAAGAGAGAAGTTCCATCAGTTTAGTCACCTTAAGTGGAGCTTTGTACGCTATTGGAGGCTTTGCAATGATTCAGCTTGAATCTAAAGAATTTGCACCCAGTGAAGTCACTGACATATGGAA GTATGATGATGAAAAGAAGGAATGGATTGGCATACTGAAAGAGATCCGATATGCTACTGGAGCCTCCTGCCTGGCTACACGCTTAAACCTCTTCAAGTTATCgaaactgtaa